From a single Vibrio tubiashii genomic region:
- the rplJ gene encoding 50S ribosomal protein L10 gives MALNLQDKKAIVAEVNEAASGALSAVVADSRGVEVGAMTSLRKQAREAGVYLKVVRNTLARRAVEGTDYECLTDTFTGPTLIAFSNEHPGAAARLFKDFAKENDKFEIKAAAFEGAVTDAEVLATLPTYDEAIARLMMCMKEASAGKLVRTIAALRDQKEEAAA, from the coding sequence ATGGCTTTAAACCTTCAAGACAAAAAAGCAATTGTTGCTGAAGTCAACGAAGCTGCCAGTGGTGCACTTTCTGCAGTTGTAGCTGACTCTCGTGGCGTTGAAGTAGGCGCGATGACTTCTCTACGTAAACAAGCTCGTGAAGCGGGCGTTTACCTGAAAGTTGTTCGTAATACTCTAGCGCGTCGTGCGGTTGAAGGTACAGACTACGAGTGTCTAACTGACACTTTCACTGGTCCTACTCTAATCGCATTCTCTAACGAGCACCCAGGTGCCGCAGCGCGTCTTTTCAAAGACTTCGCTAAAGAGAACGACAAGTTCGAGATCAAAGCTGCTGCATTCGAAGGCGCAGTTACTGATGCTGAAGTACTAGCGACACTACCAACTTACGACGAAGCAATCGCACGCCTAATGATGTGCATGAAAGAAGCTTCTGCAGGCAAGCTGGTACGTACTATCGCTGCACTACGCGATCAAAAAGAAGAAGCTGCGGCATAA